Proteins encoded in a region of the Oncorhynchus gorbuscha isolate QuinsamMale2020 ecotype Even-year linkage group LG16, OgorEven_v1.0, whole genome shotgun sequence genome:
- the LOC124000360 gene encoding DELTA-stichotoxin-Hcr4a-like, with protein MAESAEAVVANLSSKRNCTIEITNLTNNYCLINPKVFLESGDTYNPPQPTVRPLKTEVCTFSKSSAKATGSYGVLTYDLFERSRNDYIETVALMFGVPWDYNIYKNWFAVGIFNKGRACDESLYKEMYYEKNQKGFIREEANGSGISYEGSYLDIKATMSPMGRAIMKVEVWDKLFTPSQQAH; from the exons ATGGCAGAGTCAGCTGAGGCCGTGGTCGCTAACCTGAGCAGCAAGAGGAATTGTACAATTGAGATCACCAATCTCACAAACAACTACTGTCTCATAAACCCAAA GGTATTCCTGGAGAGTGGGGATACCTACAACCCTCCCCAGCCCACAGTGAGGCCCCTAAAGACCGAAGTCTGCACATTCAGCAAATCAAGCGCCAAGGCAACGGGCAGCTATGGCGTTCTGACCTATGACCTCTTTGAGAGGTCCCGGAACGACTACATCGAGACGGTGGCCCTCATGTTCGGTGTGCCCTGGGACTACAACATCTACAAGAACTGGTTCGCTGTGGGCATCTTCAACAAGGGCCGAGCTTGTGATGAGTCACTGTATAAAGAGATGTACTATGAAAAGAACCAGAAAGGTTTCATAAGAGAAGAAGCCAATGGCTCAGGGATCAGCTATGAAGGGAGCTACCTGGACATCAAGGCCACCATGTCCCCCATGGGCAGGGCCATCATgaaggtggaggtatgggacaaGCTGTTCACTCCCAGCCAGCAGGCCCACTAA
- the LOC124000229 gene encoding bryoporin-like, whose translation MPEIAEAVSATLTTNRNCTIELTNVTTGYCLINPKVYMSSGFCYHPPQPTVRTTKTEVCSFTKDDDTATGAVGVLTYDLFHMQSRVCSERMAIMFSVPYDYNFYKNWLGVGVFEVARACDKQLYNHMYKEKDFSKFVRSEASGSGVEYKAQHVDLRATMSNVGKSIIKVELYDKMGH comes from the exons ATGCCAGAGATCGCAGAGGCCGTTTCAGCCACTCTAACCACCAACAGGAACTGTACTATAGAGCTCACCAATGTCACCACCGGTTACTGTCTCATCAACCCCAA GGTGTACATGTCCAGTGGTTTCTGCTACCACCCACCCCAGCCCACCGTCCGCACCACCAAGACAGAGGTGTGTTCCTTCACCAAGGATGACGACACAGCCACGGGCGCCGTGGGGGTCCTGACCTACGACCTTTTCCACATGCAGAGCCGCGTGTGCTCAGAACGCATGGCCATCATGTTCTCCGTGCCCTACGACTACAACTTCTACAAGAACTGGCTAGGGGTGGGCGTCTTCGAGGTGGCACGCGCCTGCGACAAGCAACTGTACAACCACATGTACAAGGAGAAGGACTTCAGCAAGTTTGTCCGATCAGAGGCCAGTGGGTCAGGGGTGGAATACAAGGCCCAACACGTAGACCTGAGGGCCACCATGTCCAATGTTGGGAAGTCCATCATTAAGGTGGAGCTCTATGATAAAATGGGGCACTAA